A single Arcanobacterium canis DNA region contains:
- a CDS encoding DUF5719 family protein, which translates to MKKLIATVTVTALAALGAASLFLQPSQSQILGPKELPTQGGTASLVCLGGVTPGVKAGVSASKTDARLSGQGLVLSTAAGGTWSDSSGKRRISVGALTDPTKSVLGVGDARGVATFDTNALHDAVVAGSSSHEAAAGDLRSLAVSPCMWATSDMYLVGGSGGVGSANRLVLSNPSPTAVAIDIQGYSARGPIRLGGASQVVLAPGGYQEIWLDGLIEAKKEVALHLSTKSGKFGAVIQTSALEGAKPAGVSFVSASSFGRNLVIPGLSVPAQGDSLLPDRGWSGTVRLLNPTDHPATVALSTISVSGRRPLQGAQDIEIVPGGVLDLTLDGLRPGDYALQVASNSPVSAAVGTSITTSGGTDTAWAAAVPEFSRSAAVASGTLHLVGEGRAEVTTYKKDGSVLATRSVNVKALATVDITDAAAVSVVASTPMRGAVAEKSDTGIEWVPLSASGSSATSLDVQLLN; encoded by the coding sequence ATGAAAAAACTGATCGCCACGGTCACGGTCACTGCGTTGGCAGCGTTGGGAGCGGCTTCGCTCTTCCTGCAGCCGAGTCAGTCGCAAATACTTGGGCCGAAGGAACTTCCGACCCAAGGAGGTACAGCCTCCCTCGTCTGCCTGGGAGGCGTGACTCCTGGAGTGAAAGCAGGGGTGTCCGCATCGAAGACCGATGCACGACTTTCGGGCCAGGGACTAGTTCTGAGTACAGCAGCAGGCGGGACATGGAGCGATTCGTCAGGAAAGCGTCGTATTTCCGTCGGAGCGTTGACAGATCCAACGAAGTCAGTGCTCGGTGTCGGTGATGCACGGGGGGTGGCGACGTTTGATACGAATGCACTTCATGACGCCGTCGTTGCGGGATCTTCCTCGCACGAAGCGGCAGCGGGGGATTTGCGTTCGCTGGCGGTCAGCCCGTGCATGTGGGCGACCTCAGATATGTATCTTGTTGGCGGATCAGGCGGGGTTGGTTCTGCCAATCGCTTAGTGTTATCCAACCCGTCACCGACAGCTGTTGCGATTGATATCCAGGGGTATTCGGCACGCGGGCCGATACGCCTAGGTGGGGCGAGCCAAGTTGTTCTCGCTCCCGGTGGTTATCAGGAAATCTGGCTCGATGGTCTGATTGAGGCGAAAAAGGAAGTAGCTCTTCACCTGTCAACGAAATCAGGGAAATTTGGAGCCGTCATCCAGACGTCTGCCCTTGAGGGAGCCAAACCTGCGGGTGTTTCCTTCGTTTCTGCGTCCTCCTTCGGCCGAAACCTTGTTATTCCTGGGCTCAGTGTCCCGGCGCAAGGAGACTCCTTGCTTCCAGATCGTGGGTGGAGCGGCACCGTTCGACTACTCAATCCGACCGATCACCCAGCAACAGTTGCCCTTTCGACAATTTCTGTATCAGGTAGGCGTCCGCTTCAAGGTGCCCAGGATATTGAGATCGTCCCCGGCGGAGTTCTCGATCTGACACTCGATGGTCTCCGGCCGGGAGATTATGCGCTCCAGGTGGCGTCGAACTCGCCGGTGAGTGCGGCGGTGGGAACATCAATCACGACCTCGGGCGGCACAGACACAGCATGGGCAGCTGCGGTGCCAGAGTTCTCGCGCTCAGCTGCAGTGGCATCAGGGACTTTGCACTTAGTTGGCGAGGGGAGAGCCGAGGTGACGACCTATAAAAAAGACGGCAGTGTGCTTGCCACGCGTTCAGTTAATGTGAAGGCTCTCGCCACAGTTGACATTACCGATGCTGCGGCTGTGAGCGTGGTGGCATCGACACCTATGCGCGGAGCAGTTGCAGAGAAATCTGATACCGGAATTGAATGGGTTCCCTTGTCTGCGTCTGGTTCAAGTGCAACCTCACTCGATGTCCAACTCCTGAACTAA
- a CDS encoding metallopeptidase family protein, which yields MRRKYRDRHGRGIRGFLLDPALPAWRTRADKFDDLIAAEFAALNEHLGGRLADLDVAVLDVPESDPAPWEDGIPLARFLPFDRGMGKRGRLIFYRRPIETAAQRSVQPRLVVHDVVVDQVASVLGERAEDIDYF from the coding sequence ATGAGACGCAAATATCGAGACCGCCACGGGCGAGGGATCCGTGGTTTTCTCCTAGATCCTGCCCTGCCTGCCTGGCGCACGCGCGCTGATAAGTTCGATGACCTCATCGCCGCTGAATTTGCGGCCCTCAATGAGCATCTTGGTGGTCGCCTCGCGGACCTTGATGTCGCTGTTCTCGATGTTCCCGAATCTGATCCTGCACCATGGGAAGATGGAATTCCCTTGGCTCGTTTCCTTCCCTTCGATCGCGGAATGGGTAAGCGCGGCCGACTGATTTTTTACCGCCGTCCGATTGAAACCGCAGCACAGCGCAGTGTTCAACCACGGCTCGTCGTTCACGATGTCGTCGTCGACCAAGTGGCATCTGTGCTCGGTGAACGTGCCGAGGATATCGATTACTTTTAG
- a CDS encoding DUF3499 family protein yields MTYGYDEATAVIGPLSPMIQPGTIDLCQSHAQSVTMPVGWQVIRLQTEFEEAPPSSDDLLALADAIREASRTEVPPPTPAKREVRRPTDVIQKNPRPRFAVIDGEGEAEDIESHSGLSIHPVEE; encoded by the coding sequence ATGACGTACGGGTATGACGAGGCAACAGCTGTTATCGGGCCGCTTTCTCCGATGATCCAGCCAGGAACGATTGACCTCTGCCAATCACATGCACAATCAGTGACGATGCCAGTTGGCTGGCAGGTTATCCGACTCCAAACAGAATTCGAAGAGGCGCCGCCGTCTTCCGATGACCTTCTTGCACTCGCTGACGCGATCCGAGAAGCCTCGCGCACTGAGGTTCCTCCGCCCACCCCTGCGAAGCGAGAAGTTCGCCGGCCAACCGATGTTATCCAGAAAAATCCGCGCCCACGTTTCGCTGTGATCGACGGTGAGGGCGAGGCTGAGGACATCGAGTCACACTCGGGGTTGTCAATTCATCCGGTTGAAGAATAA
- a CDS encoding RDD family protein gives MNTPSPFPNDSITTGDGVALELPPATVLSRMLSGFIDYGLLFIVLCGVLISLSVTDVVDFTAPESKAISIVAVATVMLLIPALVTALTNGRSLGKLATRTQVVRTDGGAITFREAILRSLVGIAEIWLTFGALATIVSALSRTGSRMGDFLAGTLVIRRVSSTAATAQFVCPPLEQWVSIVQVQGTPASLINDATEHLTIMNKLEPHTRAQRSRALAAALWNYVSPPPDQKIPAETFIAGALHAVATAQSTRALDELDRAESVRKRVATLPYSVE, from the coding sequence GTGAACACACCATCCCCATTTCCCAACGATTCCATCACCACTGGCGATGGGGTGGCACTCGAATTGCCTCCGGCCACCGTGCTTTCGAGGATGTTGTCGGGTTTTATCGACTACGGCCTTCTGTTCATTGTCCTGTGTGGCGTCCTGATTTCTTTGTCAGTCACCGACGTTGTCGATTTCACTGCACCTGAGTCGAAAGCGATCAGCATCGTTGCTGTTGCGACGGTGATGTTACTCATCCCAGCTCTTGTCACAGCGCTGACAAACGGCCGTAGCTTGGGAAAACTTGCCACCCGGACACAAGTTGTCCGCACCGACGGCGGAGCGATCACCTTTCGTGAAGCGATTTTGCGCTCGTTGGTCGGAATCGCAGAAATCTGGCTCACTTTTGGTGCTCTTGCGACGATTGTCAGCGCACTCTCTCGCACCGGAAGTCGCATGGGGGATTTCCTTGCTGGCACCCTTGTTATCCGTCGAGTTTCGTCAACCGCAGCCACAGCACAATTCGTTTGTCCGCCCCTCGAGCAGTGGGTGTCGATTGTGCAGGTTCAGGGCACACCGGCGTCGTTAATCAACGATGCCACCGAGCACCTGACGATCATGAACAAGCTTGAGCCTCACACTCGCGCCCAGCGCTCACGGGCACTCGCTGCCGCATTGTGGAACTACGTCAGTCCTCCTCCCGACCAGAAAATACCTGCGGAGACGTTTATTGCAGGAGCCCTTCACGCAGTGGCAACTGCTCAGTCCACACGCGCACTCGACGAACTCGACCGAGCTGAAAGTGTCAGGAAACGAGTCGCGACGTTGCCGTACTCAGTGGAGTAG
- a CDS encoding stage II sporulation protein M has product MYPIAFARAHDAQWKRLEQLARLRHRNGLESEEFLRLYREVSGHLAYLRTINAPQVYTLEVSRILAMSRSRLTGARRSNWASVAQFFGHELPRAFFRVRWWAAGFAALTLVIALATGVFLSTHTQAFAALGSEQELEQIATVEFAQYYTEHSHADFTAVVWTNNAWIALVCVGAGFTGVFPIYMIWQNALNLGIMGAIMAHFGRLDTFFWLILPHGLMELTAIFFAAGAGVKLFWTILVPGPYPRSVALAREGKQTLLVGLGLVGVLGISGLVEGFVTPSNLPALVKVAIGAIVLITFIAWYEIGGRARCEVRHSVQYSA; this is encoded by the coding sequence ATGTACCCGATCGCATTTGCCCGTGCTCACGATGCTCAGTGGAAGCGCTTAGAACAACTGGCGCGTCTGCGACACCGCAATGGGCTAGAATCGGAAGAATTTTTACGCCTTTACCGAGAAGTGTCCGGCCACCTCGCCTACCTGCGGACAATCAATGCACCGCAGGTGTACACCCTTGAAGTTTCGCGCATCCTTGCGATGTCTCGCTCTCGGCTGACCGGAGCGCGCCGGTCAAATTGGGCAAGTGTGGCACAATTTTTTGGCCACGAACTTCCTCGCGCATTCTTTCGAGTCCGGTGGTGGGCAGCAGGATTTGCTGCCCTAACGCTCGTTATCGCGCTCGCGACGGGGGTCTTTCTGTCCACGCACACGCAGGCTTTCGCTGCGCTCGGTAGTGAGCAGGAGCTCGAACAAATTGCGACGGTTGAATTTGCTCAGTACTACACCGAGCATTCTCATGCTGATTTCACCGCAGTGGTATGGACGAACAACGCCTGGATTGCCCTGGTCTGTGTGGGTGCGGGGTTCACGGGGGTCTTTCCCATCTATATGATCTGGCAAAACGCACTCAACTTGGGAATCATGGGCGCGATTATGGCTCACTTTGGACGCCTCGACACATTTTTCTGGTTGATTTTGCCACATGGTCTGATGGAACTGACAGCGATTTTCTTCGCTGCTGGTGCTGGTGTGAAATTGTTCTGGACGATCCTTGTTCCCGGTCCGTACCCTCGATCCGTCGCCCTTGCGCGTGAAGGAAAGCAGACGCTCCTCGTCGGCTTGGGACTGGTGGGAGTCCTTGGTATCTCAGGTCTCGTGGAGGGTTTCGTGACGCCGTCCAATTTGCCTGCATTAGTCAAGGTGGCCATCGGAGCGATTGTTCTGATCACCTTTATCGCCTGGTACGAAATCGGAGGTCGTGCGCGCTGCGAGGTTCGTCACTCAGTCCAGTACTCTGCCTGA
- a CDS encoding DUF58 domain-containing protein yields the protein MSTSWMAVVAYLLLLALVCVVDALLAPSPAQIHIERHAPASVRRGKCAQVAYTVTSRTRIVGEFRDAWVPSAGLTPTRHSFDTRTSTLAQATMCPTRRGTLSSSAITVRTRGPLHLAGRQSTRPTAWTILVLPAFTSARLLGASLEQLRQLDGHSLLLHRGEGTEFDSLRDYVAGDDVRAIDWRSTARLGRTLVRTWLPERDRKIMVVLDAGRGLSLRSGDSPRFDAAIDTALLMSALVSTAGDALTVVALDNAIRAYVSAQHSHNPVADVGAALANVEASAAATDLRLLIPLVRQQRPSVIIVITDPTTVNLDHLVALRATCHVVVANAVIEALETSPDAVWNAYLRAADAREYLDLLGYQAELAQRAVRVVNAPASELPARIANEYLMLKAAGAL from the coding sequence ATGAGCACATCTTGGATGGCGGTGGTGGCATATCTGCTGCTCCTTGCGCTGGTATGCGTCGTGGATGCGCTCTTGGCTCCATCGCCGGCACAGATACATATCGAACGTCATGCTCCGGCGTCGGTACGGCGAGGGAAATGTGCTCAGGTGGCATACACCGTGACTTCAAGAACACGGATCGTTGGGGAATTTCGCGACGCATGGGTGCCATCAGCTGGTCTTACTCCCACGCGTCACTCCTTCGATACTCGCACCTCAACGCTAGCTCAGGCCACGATGTGTCCGACACGCCGAGGAACCCTGTCGTCTTCTGCAATAACGGTACGCACCCGTGGCCCACTTCATCTCGCTGGTAGACAATCCACACGGCCAACCGCATGGACAATTCTCGTGTTACCTGCCTTCACTTCCGCTCGTCTTCTTGGCGCAAGCCTGGAGCAACTGCGCCAGCTCGACGGCCACTCACTTTTGCTCCACCGCGGCGAAGGCACTGAGTTTGATTCTCTGCGCGATTACGTCGCCGGCGACGACGTGCGCGCGATTGACTGGCGTTCCACTGCTCGGCTCGGGCGCACTCTTGTGCGCACCTGGCTGCCGGAGCGAGACAGAAAGATCATGGTTGTTCTCGACGCCGGACGAGGACTCTCCTTGCGCTCTGGCGATTCACCGCGTTTCGATGCGGCCATTGACACTGCTCTTCTGATGAGCGCCCTTGTCTCCACAGCAGGTGACGCACTCACAGTCGTCGCGCTAGACAATGCGATCCGCGCATACGTCAGTGCCCAGCACTCCCACAACCCGGTGGCCGATGTCGGCGCCGCACTAGCGAACGTTGAGGCAAGTGCAGCGGCGACAGATCTTCGCCTTCTCATACCACTAGTGCGTCAGCAACGGCCCTCCGTGATCATCGTGATCACAGACCCGACAACCGTCAATCTCGACCATCTCGTTGCGTTGCGTGCAACCTGCCACGTCGTCGTCGCAAATGCAGTCATTGAGGCACTTGAAACCTCACCTGACGCAGTCTGGAACGCTTATCTTCGAGCTGCTGACGCACGTGAATACCTCGATTTGTTGGGATATCAAGCCGAACTCGCACAGCGTGCAGTGCGTGTCGTGAATGCGCCCGCATCTGAGCTTCCGGCTCGAATCGCCAATGAATATCTCATGCTCAAAGCGGCTGGAGCACTCTGA
- a CDS encoding AAA family ATPase, translating into MSQAHEKFVAIRHEISKAVVGNDHAVTGVLVALLGSGHVLLEGVPGTAKTLLARSLAMATALPHTRVQFTPDLMPGDLTGSLIFHSGEFTFRPGPVFTSILLADEINRTPPKTQAALLEAMAERHVSVDGHIKLLPDPFIVIATQNPIEHAGTYPLPEAQIDRFMMKIQLPLPSRDVEFEVLARHAARFDPTELSSAGITAVANADDIRQARDEVSQVEVSEQVLGYIVDLVHTTRSLPTVMAGASPRGSMSLLAAARSWAWLQGRTYVTPDDVKGFALPTLAHRIVLRPEAELDGVRPHDVISQITASVAVPR; encoded by the coding sequence ATGAGCCAAGCACACGAAAAATTTGTGGCCATTCGCCATGAAATCTCCAAGGCAGTGGTGGGCAATGACCATGCTGTGACAGGTGTACTTGTCGCACTCCTCGGATCTGGTCATGTCCTGCTTGAAGGAGTGCCGGGAACTGCGAAAACATTATTGGCACGATCGCTCGCGATGGCGACGGCTCTCCCCCATACTCGTGTCCAGTTCACGCCAGACCTCATGCCAGGTGATTTAACAGGCTCGCTCATCTTTCACTCTGGCGAGTTCACCTTCCGCCCAGGGCCAGTCTTCACCTCGATCCTCCTCGCCGACGAAATCAATCGAACGCCACCGAAAACCCAAGCAGCTCTGCTCGAAGCGATGGCTGAACGCCACGTCAGTGTGGATGGCCACATCAAGCTTCTTCCCGATCCCTTCATCGTCATTGCCACTCAAAACCCCATCGAACATGCCGGAACGTATCCTCTCCCGGAGGCACAGATCGACCGCTTCATGATGAAGATTCAGCTCCCTCTACCTTCGCGCGACGTCGAATTCGAAGTTCTGGCACGTCATGCGGCCCGCTTCGATCCCACAGAGCTGTCCAGTGCGGGAATCACGGCCGTGGCAAATGCTGATGATATTCGCCAGGCTCGCGATGAAGTGTCACAGGTCGAGGTCTCCGAGCAAGTCCTGGGCTACATCGTGGATCTCGTTCACACCACACGATCTCTCCCGACGGTGATGGCAGGAGCTTCACCTCGCGGATCAATGTCCTTGCTCGCAGCTGCACGCAGTTGGGCGTGGCTCCAGGGACGTACTTACGTCACGCCCGACGATGTCAAGGGATTTGCACTCCCGACCCTCGCCCACCGAATAGTCTTGCGCCCCGAGGCAGAACTCGACGGCGTTCGCCCACACGACGTGATCTCACAGATCACGGCTTCCGTGGCGGTACCGCGCTGA
- a CDS encoding DUF4350 domain-containing protein: MRKRHFVIIAAIILILVTAALLLSPRPANQDALAPDAVRPQGAGALGALLEDNGASISYTTSISDAVARLSRDSTLVLPWSVASAMTPAQARQVKNTQAHIVIISDETTASLKNWGYDVAPYWIDATTATSSDTHFAARTIGPLRQVIPGPGFFAADGGVAISQRSNVTLLADGSLLTNAHLATHHNAALGLDIVGSHRNIIWVSVRGVWHTPTPKADQPLTYPWLIPALIGAGGIAAFGAVVLGRRFGPLVPERLPSIVDARESRRGLALAYSLSRDPGHAAAILRAASIARVAKTVGLNRHATPETVVTTLAHHTARDPQQLTELLYTRQITTDSQLVELQRELEGAL; encoded by the coding sequence ATGAGGAAACGTCATTTCGTGATCATTGCCGCGATAATCCTCATCCTCGTCACTGCGGCGTTACTTCTCTCACCCAGGCCGGCCAATCAGGATGCTTTGGCACCCGACGCCGTACGCCCGCAAGGAGCGGGAGCGCTAGGCGCTTTGCTCGAGGACAACGGCGCATCAATTTCCTACACCACCTCAATTTCCGACGCGGTGGCTCGCTTGTCCCGCGATTCCACTCTTGTTCTCCCCTGGTCCGTCGCGTCAGCGATGACTCCCGCCCAAGCAAGACAGGTGAAAAACACGCAGGCACATATCGTCATTATCTCCGACGAGACCACCGCCTCCTTAAAGAACTGGGGCTACGACGTCGCACCATATTGGATCGACGCAACAACAGCGACTTCTTCCGACACCCACTTTGCTGCACGCACAATCGGCCCTCTTCGCCAAGTCATCCCCGGCCCGGGATTTTTTGCTGCCGACGGCGGCGTGGCAATTTCTCAACGTTCCAACGTCACTTTGCTTGCTGATGGCTCACTACTGACAAATGCACATCTGGCAACCCACCACAATGCGGCGCTCGGTCTGGATATTGTTGGCTCTCACCGCAACATCATATGGGTGAGTGTACGAGGTGTCTGGCACACGCCCACGCCGAAAGCTGACCAACCTCTGACCTATCCGTGGCTTATTCCTGCTCTAATTGGAGCTGGAGGAATCGCCGCCTTCGGCGCAGTTGTCCTCGGACGGCGCTTTGGCCCCCTCGTTCCTGAACGTCTGCCCTCCATCGTCGATGCGCGTGAATCACGCCGTGGATTAGCACTGGCCTATTCCCTCTCACGTGACCCTGGCCATGCAGCAGCCATTCTCCGGGCAGCATCAATTGCACGTGTCGCGAAAACAGTGGGGCTTAACCGACATGCCACCCCAGAAACGGTGGTCACAACGCTGGCGCATCACACCGCACGTGATCCTCAGCAACTCACCGAACTTCTCTACACACGTCAGATCACCACCGACAGCCAGTTAGTGGAACTACAACGCGAACTCGAAGGAGCGCTATGA
- a CDS encoding DUF4129 domain-containing protein, with amino-acid sequence MLRLSINPSDAQRAAEAELAKSKYHPRESWLSRGWRWLLEQFSSGDGDGTGSWLSPLWIVVAIVVAVLVIALIARSLRRTPHPHALLTSESPPADTAALLLQAADSHNDPDLQVLTYFRAAMTRLDEIGVIRLSSAMTATEVATAASATSIDASAVANTFNAIAYGHAHAHDEDVAAARHLARAAWAVHP; translated from the coding sequence ATGTTGCGGCTGAGCATTAATCCTTCCGACGCGCAGCGCGCCGCGGAGGCGGAGCTCGCCAAATCGAAATACCACCCGCGCGAGAGCTGGCTCTCGCGCGGGTGGCGTTGGTTACTTGAACAATTTTCTTCTGGCGACGGCGATGGCACAGGTTCGTGGCTGTCACCGCTATGGATTGTGGTTGCCATTGTTGTCGCTGTGTTAGTGATCGCTCTCATTGCTCGATCATTGCGCCGGACACCGCACCCACATGCATTGCTGACATCTGAGTCACCTCCTGCCGACACGGCTGCTCTTCTGTTGCAAGCCGCTGATTCACATAACGATCCTGACCTGCAGGTATTGACTTACTTCCGCGCCGCAATGACGCGACTCGATGAAATCGGTGTCATTCGCCTGTCATCAGCCATGACAGCTACTGAAGTAGCAACAGCAGCCAGCGCCACTTCCATTGACGCCAGCGCAGTGGCCAACACTTTTAACGCCATCGCCTATGGACATGCACACGCACATGATGAGGACGTCGCCGCTGCTCGTCACCTCGCACGTGCTGCTTGGGCGGTGCATCCATGA
- a CDS encoding glycerophosphoryl diester phosphodiesterase membrane domain-containing protein has product MTTPPSNNPFESDSTPHWDQNPYQSDGPTPSAPFGSYSQPQENAGMGQSYPQYSQQPAQSLGAPTSLFPLRPLGVGETFDAAMRTIRFNPAALIGVPMLIWLVGLVVDSAASYLLNESPAATTTPEMAQVLDGTSMWSILIGLFIGAALVALMTGASTRATIKGALGRKVSFSEAAADAGRGAGKTVLHALIFQVLATVVVTTVVGLLLFATVINALSRVNSSNPNEVATAIGAILGVFALVLLLFIALYPLYARLFVIYPVMVVERKGVFAAMARSWKLTRGSTGYLCLLGLGIIGIVIAVAVVFGLISVILTAAFAPDSASPLTGAIVGFISSAILSAFFVPFFLSIQAVLYINMRIIREAVTPAAYVEN; this is encoded by the coding sequence ATGACAACGCCCCCATCCAATAACCCTTTTGAATCAGATTCAACCCCGCACTGGGATCAAAATCCGTATCAGTCAGATGGCCCTACCCCATCTGCGCCCTTTGGTTCCTACAGCCAACCGCAGGAAAACGCAGGTATGGGCCAGTCCTATCCGCAGTACAGCCAACAACCGGCACAATCTCTGGGCGCTCCGACGTCACTCTTTCCGCTACGCCCCCTCGGAGTAGGCGAAACATTCGACGCCGCGATGCGCACGATCCGTTTTAATCCGGCAGCACTTATCGGCGTACCCATGTTGATTTGGCTTGTGGGCCTCGTCGTTGATTCTGCAGCTTCCTATCTTCTTAATGAATCACCTGCCGCCACCACAACGCCTGAAATGGCGCAGGTATTGGATGGAACAAGCATGTGGTCAATCCTCATCGGGCTCTTCATCGGAGCAGCGTTGGTTGCTCTGATGACCGGTGCATCAACGCGTGCCACTATCAAAGGCGCTCTCGGACGCAAAGTTTCCTTCTCTGAAGCTGCAGCTGACGCCGGGCGTGGGGCCGGGAAAACGGTGCTCCATGCTTTGATTTTCCAGGTTCTCGCCACAGTCGTTGTGACCACCGTGGTTGGACTTTTGCTCTTCGCTACGGTGATCAACGCACTGTCACGCGTCAATTCGTCCAACCCGAATGAGGTCGCTACCGCTATCGGCGCAATCTTGGGTGTCTTTGCTCTCGTTTTGCTCCTTTTCATTGCTCTCTACCCGCTTTACGCGCGACTGTTTGTGATTTATCCCGTCATGGTTGTCGAGCGCAAGGGTGTGTTCGCCGCTATGGCACGCTCGTGGAAGCTCACCCGCGGCTCAACCGGGTACTTGTGCCTCTTGGGGCTGGGAATCATTGGCATCGTGATCGCGGTTGCTGTGGTGTTCGGTCTGATCTCCGTGATTTTGACCGCTGCCTTCGCGCCAGACAGCGCATCGCCGCTGACTGGCGCGATCGTTGGTTTCATTTCCTCAGCGATTCTCTCAGCATTCTTCGTTCCTTTCTTCCTATCGATTCAGGCGGTGTTGTACATCAACATGCGCATCATCCGTGAGGCAGTTACTCCGGCTGCTTACGTGGAGAACTGA
- the mtrA gene encoding MtrAB system response regulator MtrA, producing the protein MSLRILVVDDDPGISEMVAILLESEGYQATVCANGAHVLPLFRAEHPDLVLLDVMLPGLDGVSVCRQLREESDVPIIMMSAKTDSVDVIAGLEAGADDYVTKPFENSVLLARVKARLRRQEPEADVLKVADLTIDLKGHEVRRGTEVLHLTPLEFDLLAVLARKPFQVFSREELLEQVWGYRHSADTRLVNVHIQRLRAKVENDPDDPQVVLTVRGVGYRAGAAAQ; encoded by the coding sequence ATGAGCTTGCGCATCCTCGTCGTTGACGACGATCCGGGTATTTCGGAGATGGTGGCAATTTTGCTGGAGTCTGAGGGATACCAAGCCACGGTGTGTGCAAACGGTGCCCATGTGTTGCCACTTTTCCGGGCAGAGCACCCCGATCTCGTCCTTCTCGATGTGATGTTGCCTGGGCTCGATGGCGTCTCGGTTTGCCGTCAGCTGCGCGAAGAATCTGATGTTCCCATCATCATGATGAGTGCAAAAACCGATTCAGTGGATGTTATCGCTGGTCTCGAAGCAGGAGCTGACGACTACGTCACTAAGCCATTCGAAAACTCTGTTCTTCTTGCACGTGTCAAAGCGCGCCTGCGTCGGCAAGAACCGGAAGCGGATGTTCTCAAAGTTGCCGATCTCACTATTGATCTCAAAGGCCACGAAGTACGGCGGGGAACAGAAGTATTGCATCTGACTCCGCTTGAGTTCGATCTTCTCGCCGTCCTCGCGCGTAAGCCCTTCCAGGTCTTCTCCCGTGAAGAGCTTCTTGAGCAGGTGTGGGGTTATCGCCATAGCGCGGATACGCGACTCGTGAATGTCCATATTCAGCGTCTGCGTGCAAAGGTTGAGAATGATCCTGACGATCCTCAGGTTGTGCTGACAGTCCGTGGCGTTGGGTACCGTGCGGGGGCTGCGGCTCAGTGA